In Azospirillaceae bacterium, a genomic segment contains:
- a CDS encoding DMT family transporter: MTDMTAPAPLLPTRTSRQTAAGLAYGLVAVIIFSGSLPITKMALIGLDAVFVSLARAALAGIGAVVLLTVLRPRRPRRADLAGLMVVALGVVLGFPLLTALAMRWMPSTHAIVFSGLLPIATAVFGALRGGDRPRPAFWVFSIAGAAAITLYAVAQGGGGLAPGDGLMLLAITVCGLAYAEGARLSRHLGGWPVICWALVLALPVMGPLAVATMPQDWHAVPLPAWLALGYVTLFSMLIGFFFWYHALSLGGTAAVGQVQLLQPFFSFGLAAILLGEPVGMSLLGTAALVLLCVAGTKRYAR, translated from the coding sequence ATGACCGACATGACGGCCCCTGCCCCCCTCCTGCCGACCCGCACCAGCCGACAGACGGCGGCCGGCCTGGCCTATGGCCTGGTGGCGGTCATCATCTTCAGCGGCAGCCTGCCGATCACCAAGATGGCGCTGATCGGGCTGGACGCCGTGTTCGTCAGCCTGGCGCGCGCCGCCCTGGCCGGCATCGGCGCCGTCGTCCTGCTGACGGTGCTACGCCCGCGCCGGCCACGCCGGGCCGACCTGGCCGGCCTGATGGTGGTGGCCTTGGGCGTGGTGCTGGGCTTTCCCCTGCTGACGGCATTGGCCATGCGCTGGATGCCATCGACCCACGCCATCGTGTTCAGCGGCCTGCTGCCCATCGCCACGGCGGTGTTCGGCGCCCTGCGCGGCGGTGACCGGCCCCGGCCGGCGTTTTGGGTGTTCTCCATCGCCGGTGCCGCCGCCATCACCCTCTACGCCGTGGCCCAGGGCGGGGGCGGCCTGGCGCCCGGTGACGGGCTGATGCTGCTGGCCATCACCGTCTGCGGCCTGGCCTATGCGGAGGGCGCCCGCCTGTCCCGCCACCTGGGCGGCTGGCCGGTGATCTGCTGGGCGCTGGTGCTGGCCCTGCCGGTGATGGGGCCGCTGGCCGTCGCCACCATGCCGCAGGACTGGCACGCCGTGCCCCTGCCCGCCTGGCTGGCGCTGGGCTACGTCACCCTGTTCAGCATGCTGATCGGCTTTTTCTTCTGGTACCACGCCCTGTCGCTGGGCGGCACGGCGGCGGTGGGGCAGGTCCAGTTGCTGCAGCCCTTCTTCAGCTTCGGCCTGGCGGCCATCCTGCTGGGCGAGCCCGTGGGCATGTCGCTGCTGGGCACCGCCGCCCTGGTATTGCTGTGCGTGGCCGGCACGAAGCGCTACGCGCGTTAA
- the lpxD gene encoding UDP-3-O-(3-hydroxymyristoyl)glucosamine N-acyltransferase — protein MADPRFFNRAGPFTLADLARISGAEVAPGSDETRVLSDVAALDAADASQLSFLDNKKYVGAFAATQAGAVVVHPALAAKAPAGTALLLSRNPYKAYALCAQAFYPATVPSGAVSAGAHVHPTAQIGEGTDIAAGAVVEEGAVIGAGCRIAANATIGARVVVGDGSVIGANVSLTHCIVGSRVTIYPGARIGQDGFGFAMDLAGHVRVPQLGRVIIEDDVEIGANATVDRGAGPDTVIGRGCMIDNLVQIGHNVQLGAGCVIVAQAGISGSTRLDHHVVLAAQAGVTGHLKIGAGAQIAAQSGVMRDVEPGEKVGGSPAVPMRQWLRQVAALGRLVRGKNGQGDGRDD, from the coding sequence ATGGCCGATCCCCGTTTCTTTAACCGGGCCGGGCCCTTCACCCTTGCCGACCTGGCCCGGATTTCCGGTGCGGAGGTGGCGCCCGGTTCAGATGAGACCCGCGTGCTGAGCGATGTGGCGGCGCTGGACGCCGCCGATGCCAGCCAGCTGAGCTTCCTGGACAACAAGAAGTACGTGGGCGCCTTCGCGGCGACCCAGGCCGGCGCCGTGGTGGTGCATCCGGCCTTGGCGGCCAAGGCGCCGGCGGGCACGGCCCTGCTGCTGTCCCGCAACCCGTACAAGGCCTACGCGCTATGCGCCCAGGCCTTCTATCCGGCCACGGTGCCGTCCGGCGCGGTCAGTGCCGGCGCGCATGTGCATCCCACCGCCCAGATCGGCGAAGGTACCGACATCGCCGCCGGTGCCGTGGTGGAAGAGGGGGCGGTGATCGGCGCCGGTTGCCGCATCGCCGCCAACGCCACCATCGGCGCCCGGGTGGTGGTCGGCGACGGCAGCGTGATCGGCGCCAATGTCTCGCTCACCCATTGCATCGTCGGCTCGCGGGTCACCATCTACCCCGGTGCCCGCATCGGCCAGGACGGTTTCGGCTTCGCCATGGACCTGGCTGGCCACGTGCGTGTGCCGCAGCTGGGCCGGGTCATCATCGAGGATGACGTGGAAATCGGCGCCAACGCCACCGTTGACCGGGGGGCGGGGCCCGATACGGTCATCGGCCGGGGCTGCATGATTGATAATTTGGTGCAAATCGGGCACAACGTCCAACTCGGTGCCGGCTGCGTCATCGTGGCCCAGGCGGGGATTTCGGGCAGTACGCGGTTGGACCATCATGTCGTGCTGGCCGCGCAGGCCGGTGTGACGGGGCATTTGAAAATAGGCGCGGGCGCGCAGATCGCGGCACAGAGCGGTGTCATGCGGGATGTGGAACCCGGGGAGAAGGTCGGCGGTTCGCCAGCCGTTCCCATGCGCCAGTGGCTGCGCCAGGTGGCCGCCCTCGGGCGCCTGGTGCGGGGAAAGAATGGACAAGGTGACGGACGTGACGACTGA
- the lpxB gene encoding lipid-A-disaccharide synthase: protein MNDDVPLVFLVAGEPSGDVLGGRLMLALKQETAGAIRFAGVGGERMKAQGLKSLFPMEELALFGLAELLPKLPSLLRRMKETEEAILEMKPAAVVTIDAPDFCFRVARKVKKADPSIPLIHYVAPTVWAWRPGRAGKIAKFLDHLLALLPFEPPYFEKVGLDCSFVGHPIVESGADAGDPDRFRVEHNLESDCRVVTILPGSRRSEVTKLLPDFKAALEILAPRLPRLVAAVPTVPATLALVRDAVKDWPLPTVVVEGDQAKYDAFAASEAALAASGTVALELALARLPAVIAYRIHPLTYRLYRGLIKVRFVNLVNIMLNRMLVPELLQDECRPSRLAEALGRLLDDPAARQEQIEGVAEVAAWLGQGDTPPSRRAAEVVMRVIHARAREDD from the coding sequence ATGAACGACGACGTGCCGCTGGTCTTCCTGGTCGCCGGCGAACCGTCGGGCGACGTGCTGGGCGGGCGGCTGATGCTGGCCCTGAAGCAGGAAACGGCCGGCGCCATCCGCTTCGCCGGTGTGGGCGGGGAACGCATGAAGGCCCAGGGCCTGAAAAGCCTGTTTCCCATGGAGGAACTGGCCCTGTTCGGCCTGGCCGAACTGCTGCCCAAGCTGCCCAGTCTGCTGCGCCGCATGAAGGAGACGGAAGAGGCCATCCTGGAGATGAAGCCGGCCGCCGTCGTCACCATCGACGCGCCGGACTTCTGCTTCCGCGTGGCGCGCAAGGTGAAGAAGGCCGACCCCAGCATCCCCCTGATCCATTACGTGGCGCCCACGGTGTGGGCCTGGCGGCCGGGCCGTGCGGGCAAGATCGCCAAGTTCCTGGACCATCTGCTGGCCCTGCTGCCGTTCGAGCCGCCTTATTTCGAGAAGGTGGGGCTGGATTGCAGCTTCGTCGGCCATCCCATCGTGGAAAGCGGCGCGGATGCTGGCGATCCCGACCGTTTCCGTGTCGAGCACAACCTGGAAAGCGACTGCCGCGTCGTGACCATCCTGCCGGGCAGCCGGCGCAGCGAGGTCACCAAGCTGCTGCCCGACTTCAAGGCCGCGCTGGAAATCCTGGCGCCGCGCCTGCCGCGCCTGGTGGCGGCCGTGCCCACGGTGCCCGCCACCCTGGCCCTGGTGCGCGACGCCGTGAAGGACTGGCCCCTGCCGACGGTGGTGGTTGAGGGCGACCAGGCCAAGTACGACGCTTTCGCCGCCAGCGAGGCAGCCCTGGCCGCATCCGGCACCGTGGCGCTGGAACTGGCGCTGGCCCGCCTGCCGGCGGTCATCGCCTATCGCATCCACCCGCTGACCTACCGCCTGTATCGCGGGCTGATCAAGGTGCGCTTCGTCAATCTGGTGAACATCATGCTGAACCGCATGCTGGTGCCGGAACTGCTGCAGGACGAATGCCGCCCCTCACGCCTGGCGGAGGCGCTGGGCCGCCTGCTGGACGACCCGGCCGCCCGCCAGGAGCAGATCGAAGGCGTGGCCGAGGTGGCGGCCTGGCTGGGACAGGGCGATACCCCCCCCAGTCGGCGTGCTGCGGAAGTGGTAATGCGTGTCATCCATGCGCGCGCCCGGGAAGACGATTAG
- the lpxI gene encoding UDP-2,3-diacylglucosamine diphosphatase LpxI (LpxI, functionally equivalent to LpxH, replaces it in LPS biosynthesis in a minority of bacteria.): MPDTPVKLGILAGGGDLPGRLIETCRAVGRPLFVVTLDGQGAAVPVDIPQAGFRIGAAGAILDRLRAEGVGEIVLAGRVRRPSLAEMRPDWFAAKFFARIGAKALGDDGLLRALVTTLEEEGFHVVAVQDLVQGLLSPAGPLGALAPDAAAEADIAHGAAVARTLGLLDVGQSVVVQQGLVLGVEAIEGTDALIERCGTLRRDGPGPILVKVRKPQQDIRLDLPTIGVTTVERAAAHGFRGIAVEAGGTLTLGRDQVAKAADAAGLFVTGIVTETV, encoded by the coding sequence ATGCCGGACACCCCCGTAAAACTGGGGATACTGGCCGGCGGCGGTGACCTGCCGGGGCGCCTGATCGAGACTTGCCGGGCGGTGGGGCGCCCGCTGTTCGTGGTGACCCTGGACGGCCAGGGTGCTGCCGTGCCGGTCGACATCCCCCAGGCCGGATTCCGCATCGGTGCCGCCGGCGCCATCCTGGACCGCCTGCGGGCCGAAGGGGTGGGCGAGATCGTGCTGGCCGGCCGCGTGCGCCGGCCCAGTCTGGCGGAGATGCGTCCCGACTGGTTCGCCGCCAAGTTCTTCGCCCGCATCGGTGCCAAGGCGCTGGGCGATGACGGCCTGCTGCGCGCCCTGGTCACCACCCTGGAGGAAGAGGGCTTCCACGTCGTGGCGGTGCAGGATCTGGTGCAGGGCTTGCTGAGCCCGGCCGGGCCCCTGGGCGCCCTGGCGCCCGACGCCGCCGCCGAGGCCGACATCGCGCACGGTGCCGCCGTCGCCCGTACGCTAGGCCTGCTGGACGTGGGCCAGTCGGTGGTGGTGCAGCAGGGGCTGGTGCTGGGGGTCGAGGCCATTGAGGGCACCGACGCCCTGATCGAGCGCTGTGGCACCCTGCGCCGCGACGGCCCTGGCCCCATCCTGGTGAAAGTGCGCAAGCCGCAGCAGGATATCCGCCTGGATTTGCCCACCATCGGCGTTACTACGGTGGAACGTGCCGCCGCCCACGGCTTCCGCGGCATCGCGGTGGAGGCGGGCGGCACCCTGACCCTGGGCCGGGACCAGGTGGCCAAGGCGGCTGATGCCGCCGGCCTCTTCGTCACCGGCATCGTTACGGAGACGGTATGA
- the bamA gene encoding outer membrane protein assembly factor BamA produces the protein MGSVSRVAALCLVIAGTTATSAVALSSGAWAQETLSGGIIRDIRVEGTQRIEQATVRSYLTVSQGDAFNADKIDESLKALFGTGLFADVTLRRDGDTLVVNVVENPIINRVVFEGNKRVKTEDLQSEVQLRSRLVFTRSRVQQDVQRMLDVYRRNGRFAARIEPKIVQLEQNRVDLVFEIDEGPLTGVQLISFINNNVYDDSELRDVMVTKESRWWRFLSSDDTYDPDRLAYDKEQIRRFYFRNGYPDFRVMSSVAELTPDREKFFITMALDEGKRYKFGKIELTSAIKDINLEPLREVIETKEGEWFNADKIESTINKLQDKLGDQQYAFVQVDPNEERHPDTQTVDLHFEISPSPRVFVERIDINGNLITLDKVVRRELLLAEGDPFNASKVKRSEQRVKDLGFFDDVKIKPSEGSTPDQAVLTVDLSEQSTGEIQVGLGYSTTEGALIDFSIRQRNFLGTGQDIRFSTMWSYYSKEFTVSYTDPYFMNRDLAAGVDLFRTDRNANTTEESYSYDMSSTGIDFRAGFPISDRLRELVTYTLAHTNISDITYDTTRFVQEQVGATTTSSIQSALTFDARDSRLKPTSGYYFTITNQVAGLGGSVHFLRNRLTSGIYFPVFSDVVLKFEGEVGYILGLGGEFVRIQDRFFLGGDTLRGFQVAGVGPRAFSSDGANDALGGKRMFRGTAELTFPLGLPEEMGVDFHVFTDMGSLDQSGEVPVAGDDFHDEFKLRASSGVGVSWKSPFGPIRIDLAYPWLKTSYDRIQQFRFSFGSQF, from the coding sequence TTGGGTTCGGTTTCGAGAGTAGCGGCGCTGTGCCTGGTTATCGCCGGCACCACCGCAACGTCAGCTGTCGCTCTTTCGTCCGGTGCCTGGGCTCAGGAGACCCTGTCCGGTGGCATTATCCGCGACATTCGTGTCGAGGGCACCCAGCGTATTGAGCAGGCCACGGTCCGCTCATACCTGACGGTGTCGCAGGGTGATGCCTTCAACGCGGACAAGATCGATGAATCGCTCAAGGCCCTGTTCGGCACGGGCCTGTTCGCCGACGTGACCCTGCGCCGTGACGGCGACACCCTGGTGGTGAACGTGGTTGAAAACCCGATCATCAACCGCGTGGTGTTCGAAGGGAACAAGCGCGTCAAGACCGAGGATCTGCAGTCGGAAGTGCAGCTGCGCTCCCGCCTGGTGTTCACCCGGTCGCGTGTGCAGCAGGACGTGCAGCGCATGCTGGACGTCTACCGCCGCAACGGCCGCTTCGCGGCGCGCATCGAGCCCAAGATCGTCCAGCTGGAACAGAACCGCGTCGATCTGGTCTTCGAAATCGATGAAGGGCCGCTGACGGGCGTTCAGCTGATCAGCTTCATCAACAACAACGTCTATGACGACAGCGAACTGCGTGACGTCATGGTGACGAAGGAATCGCGTTGGTGGCGCTTCCTGTCCAGCGACGACACCTACGATCCCGATCGCCTGGCCTATGACAAGGAACAGATCCGCCGCTTCTACTTCCGCAACGGCTATCCCGATTTCCGCGTGATGTCGTCGGTGGCGGAACTGACGCCGGACCGTGAGAAGTTCTTCATCACCATGGCCCTGGACGAGGGCAAGCGGTACAAGTTCGGCAAGATCGAACTGACCAGCGCCATCAAGGACATCAATCTCGAGCCCCTGCGCGAGGTGATCGAGACCAAGGAAGGCGAGTGGTTCAACGCCGACAAGATCGAAAGCACGATCAACAAGCTGCAGGACAAGCTGGGTGACCAGCAGTACGCCTTCGTGCAGGTGGATCCCAATGAGGAACGCCACCCCGACACGCAGACCGTCGACCTGCACTTTGAGATCAGCCCCAGCCCGCGCGTGTTCGTGGAGCGCATCGACATCAACGGCAACCTCATCACCCTGGACAAGGTGGTGCGGCGTGAGCTGCTGCTGGCCGAAGGCGACCCCTTCAACGCGTCCAAGGTCAAGCGCTCCGAACAGCGCGTGAAGGATCTGGGCTTCTTCGACGACGTGAAGATCAAGCCGAGCGAGGGCAGCACGCCGGACCAGGCGGTGCTGACGGTCGACCTTAGCGAGCAGAGCACCGGTGAAATCCAGGTCGGCCTGGGTTACTCCACCACCGAAGGTGCTTTGATCGACTTCTCCATCCGCCAGCGCAATTTCCTGGGTACGGGCCAAGACATCCGTTTCTCGACGATGTGGTCCTACTACTCCAAGGAATTCACCGTCTCCTACACCGATCCCTATTTCATGAACCGGGATCTGGCCGCGGGCGTGGACTTGTTCCGGACCGACCGTAACGCCAACACGACGGAAGAGTCCTACAGCTACGACATGTCCAGCACGGGTATCGATTTCCGTGCCGGCTTCCCGATTTCCGACCGCCTGCGCGAGTTGGTGACCTATACCCTGGCTCACACCAACATCAGCGACATCACCTACGACACCACCCGTTTCGTGCAGGAGCAGGTGGGTGCGACGACGACCTCGTCCATCCAGTCGGCCTTGACCTTCGACGCGCGTGACAGCCGCCTGAAGCCCACCTCGGGCTACTACTTCACCATCACCAACCAGGTGGCGGGCCTGGGCGGCAGCGTGCACTTCCTGCGCAACCGTCTGACCTCGGGCATTTACTTCCCGGTCTTCAGCGACGTGGTGCTGAAGTTCGAAGGCGAAGTGGGCTACATCCTGGGCCTGGGCGGCGAGTTCGTGCGCATTCAGGACCGTTTCTTCCTGGGCGGCGACACGTTGCGCGGCTTCCAGGTGGCCGGTGTCGGCCCGCGCGCCTTCTCGTCCGACGGCGCCAACGACGCCCTGGGCGGCAAGCGCATGTTCCGCGGCACGGCCGAGTTGACCTTCCCGCTGGGCCTGCCGGAGGAAATGGGCGTGGACTTCCACGTCTTCACCGACATGGGCAGCCTGGACCAGAGCGGTGAAGTGCCGGTGGCCGGCGACGATTTCCACGATGAGTTCAAGCTGCGCGCCTCCAGCGGCGTTGGCGTGTCGTGGAAGTCGCCCTTCGGTCCCATCCGTATCGATCTGGCGTACCCGTGGCTGAAGACCAGCTACGACCGTATCCAGCAGTTCCGCTTCAGCTTCGGTTCACAGTTCTAA
- a CDS encoding phage tail sheath C-terminal domain-containing protein, producing the protein MAEALAALPDVAFPGVPIAERGPEPVAVQGLPSGVPAFLGPLAQGPVGRPVRVTSLAVFLSQFGALTSDTALAVAQFFAQGGTAAWVVNQLASVDGPSAVDQLMAGLSTLDAAENYDLVHLPELRALAPSVGAEALGLVADHCDRRGLFLIADLPRDVADIPAALQWARGLTGPRYANVALYFPDLMVPDPTRPEGRRRVGPGAAVAGLYATNDRNAGLWHTPAGTDFPFPHSLDLSARLGTSDMAALTGAGINALAVFPRYGAVPWGGRTLAGAGSEWRQIALRRLALHVETSLARGWAWAAVEANGADLWKRLTTTGTAFLEGLRQQGAFTGTRPDQGYFLRCDLSTTTQEDRDRGLCRAVVGIAPIRPAEFLLMTITLRTADAALA; encoded by the coding sequence ATGGCGGAAGCACTGGCGGCGTTGCCTGACGTGGCGTTCCCGGGTGTTCCGATCGCGGAGCGGGGGCCGGAACCGGTGGCGGTTCAGGGCCTGCCCAGCGGTGTTCCCGCTTTCCTGGGGCCCTTGGCGCAGGGACCAGTGGGCCGCCCCGTCCGTGTCACCAGCCTGGCTGTTTTCCTCTCCCAGTTCGGCGCCCTGACCAGCGACACCGCCCTGGCGGTGGCCCAGTTCTTCGCCCAGGGCGGTACCGCCGCCTGGGTGGTGAACCAGCTGGCCTCGGTTGACGGTCCCTCGGCGGTGGACCAGTTGATGGCTGGCCTGTCCACGCTGGACGCGGCGGAGAATTACGACCTTGTCCACCTGCCGGAACTGCGGGCCCTGGCCCCATCCGTGGGGGCGGAGGCGCTGGGCCTGGTCGCGGACCATTGTGATCGGCGGGGGCTGTTCCTGATCGCCGATTTGCCACGGGACGTGGCCGATATCCCGGCGGCCTTGCAGTGGGCGCGGGGGCTGACCGGCCCGCGCTATGCCAATGTGGCCCTCTATTTCCCCGACCTGATGGTGCCTGATCCGACGCGGCCGGAGGGGCGCCGGCGCGTTGGTCCGGGCGCCGCCGTCGCCGGCCTTTATGCCACCAACGACCGCAACGCCGGGCTTTGGCACACGCCGGCGGGCACGGATTTTCCCTTCCCGCACAGCCTGGACCTGTCGGCCCGCCTGGGCACGTCGGACATGGCGGCGCTGACCGGGGCCGGCATCAACGCCCTGGCCGTGTTTCCCCGCTATGGCGCCGTTCCCTGGGGCGGGCGCACGCTGGCGGGTGCGGGCAGCGAATGGCGGCAGATCGCCCTGCGCCGCCTGGCGCTGCATGTGGAGACCAGCCTGGCGCGCGGCTGGGCCTGGGCGGCGGTCGAGGCCAACGGCGCCGATCTGTGGAAGCGCCTGACGACCACCGGGACGGCGTTCCTGGAAGGGCTGCGCCAGCAGGGCGCCTTCACCGGCACGCGGCCCGACCAGGGTTATTTCCTGCGCTGCGACCTCAGCACCACCACGCAGGAGGACCGCGACCGGGGCCTGTGCCGTGCCGTGGTGGGCATCGCCCCCATCCGCCCGGCGGAGTTCCTGCTGATGACCATCACCCTGCGCACGGCCGACGCGGCGCTTGCTTAA
- the fabZ gene encoding 3-hydroxyacyl-ACP dehydratase FabZ, with amino-acid sequence MDKVTDVTTEDQKVPVKVPDLDILQIMDMIPHRYPMLLIDKVIDIVTGESCTGIKNVTINEPFFAGHFPKRPVMPGVMIVEAMAQTSAVLVMHSLGQSAGDRLVYFMSIEEAKFRRPVVPGDRVEIKVKKVQNRRNVWKFTGEAWVDGQLCAQSIYTAMIVTEN; translated from the coding sequence ATGGACAAGGTGACGGACGTGACGACTGAAGATCAGAAGGTTCCCGTGAAGGTGCCCGATCTGGACATCCTGCAGATCATGGACATGATCCCGCATCGTTATCCCATGCTGTTGATCGACAAGGTCATCGACATCGTGACGGGTGAGAGCTGCACGGGCATCAAGAACGTCACGATCAACGAACCTTTTTTTGCCGGTCACTTCCCGAAGCGGCCGGTGATGCCGGGCGTGATGATCGTGGAAGCCATGGCCCAGACCTCGGCCGTGCTGGTCATGCACAGCCTGGGACAGTCGGCCGGAGACAGGCTGGTCTACTTCATGTCCATCGAGGAGGCGAAGTTCCGCCGCCCGGTGGTGCCGGGTGACCGCGTCGAGATCAAGGTCAAGAAGGTCCAGAACCGCCGCAACGTGTGGAAGTTCACGGGCGAGGCCTGGGTCGATGGCCAGCTGTGCGCCCAGTCGATCTATACCGCCATGATCGTGACGGAAAACTAG
- the lpxA gene encoding acyl-ACP--UDP-N-acetylglucosamine O-acyltransferase produces MSASVAETFIHPTAVVDPAARIGAGVRVGPFCVVGPHVTLGDGVELKSHVVVEGRTQVGDGTVIFPFASIGQVPQDLKYQGEPSQLIIGRNNRIREHVTMNIGTEGGGMVTRIGDNCLFMVSTHVGHDCIVGDHVIMANNATLGGHVEVGDHAILGGLSAVLQWVRIGAHAMIGGMSGVENDVIPYGLVKGERAHLAGLNLVGLTRRGFSREDIQALRTAFDGIFGDAGTLVDRMAAVESAHPAPVVGEVLAFIRSRTGRPLCQPR; encoded by the coding sequence ATGAGCGCCTCCGTAGCCGAGACCTTTATCCATCCGACCGCCGTGGTCGACCCGGCCGCCAGGATCGGGGCCGGCGTGCGCGTCGGTCCGTTCTGCGTGGTGGGCCCTCACGTCACGCTGGGCGACGGCGTTGAACTGAAAAGCCATGTCGTGGTCGAGGGCCGTACCCAGGTGGGCGACGGCACGGTCATCTTCCCGTTCGCCTCCATCGGCCAGGTCCCCCAGGACCTGAAGTACCAGGGGGAGCCGTCGCAGCTGATCATCGGCCGCAACAACCGCATCCGTGAACACGTGACGATGAACATCGGCACGGAAGGCGGCGGCATGGTGACCCGCATCGGCGACAATTGCCTGTTCATGGTGTCCACCCATGTGGGCCATGACTGCATCGTCGGCGACCATGTCATCATGGCCAACAACGCCACCCTGGGCGGCCATGTCGAGGTGGGGGACCATGCCATCCTGGGCGGCCTGTCGGCCGTGCTGCAATGGGTGCGCATCGGCGCCCACGCCATGATCGGCGGCATGTCGGGCGTGGAGAACGACGTCATTCCCTACGGTCTGGTGAAGGGGGAGCGCGCGCACCTGGCGGGGCTGAACCTGGTGGGGCTGACCCGCCGCGGTTTCTCGCGTGAGGATATCCAGGCGCTGCGCACCGCCTTCGATGGCATCTTCGGTGATGCCGGCACCTTGGTGGACCGCATGGCCGCCGTGGAAAGCGCCCACCCGGCGCCGGTGGTGGGGGAGGTCCTGGCCTTCATCCGCAGCCGCACCGGGCGCCCGCTGTGCCAGCCCCGCTGA
- a CDS encoding OmpH family outer membrane protein, whose product MASGRRLSTLPVPHLRARAALAALVLGFGVSVFTAPCAQAAAPKASPSKPAAPAADAQPAKGVTSIAVVDVQFLLEKCSAMQSVKQQDAIQTQKFQAELSQQEQMLRQAEKDLASQRTKLGQEDFDAKRKDFEQQVAEVQRRTQERRRQLDNAFAAASAQLRDSMVHVVGDVARENGYTLVIPRSNIIYMADDGLDITNTVLLRLNATLPQITVNIPD is encoded by the coding sequence ATGGCGTCCGGACGCCGCCTCTCAACACTTCCAGTCCCACACCTTCGTGCGAGGGCCGCCCTGGCGGCCCTCGTTCTTGGTTTTGGGGTTTCCGTTTTCACCGCACCCTGCGCCCAAGCCGCGGCGCCCAAGGCGTCGCCGTCCAAGCCGGCGGCCCCGGCCGCCGACGCCCAGCCTGCGAAGGGCGTCACCAGCATCGCCGTGGTCGATGTGCAGTTCCTGCTGGAAAAATGCTCCGCCATGCAGAGCGTGAAACAGCAGGACGCGATCCAGACCCAGAAATTCCAGGCGGAATTGTCACAGCAGGAACAGATGCTGCGGCAGGCGGAAAAGGATCTGGCCAGCCAGCGCACCAAGCTGGGGCAGGAGGACTTCGACGCCAAGCGCAAGGATTTCGAACAGCAGGTGGCCGAGGTGCAGCGCCGCACCCAGGAACGCCGCCGCCAGCTGGACAACGCCTTCGCCGCCGCCAGTGCCCAGTTGCGCGACAGCATGGTGCATGTGGTGGGCGATGTGGCGCGGGAGAATGGCTACACCCTGGTCATTCCCCGGTCGAACATCATCTATATGGCGGATGACGGGTTGGACATCACCAACACCGTCCTGTTGCGTTTGAACGCAACTTTACCGCAGATAACGGTCAATATTCCCGATTGA